The genomic region TTTGATTAGTTTGCATATTTGACATcactttgtgtatagtcagtttcagtttccccCATATACTTTTAGACTTATCTGTCATctaatactcctgggggaattctgtgccaaaaaatccaaaattctgcatattttatttgtcaaaataatgcaatataaactTCAAACTACTatacgggggggtgggggacgaGAAGAAATCACAAAAACtgttcagcatttcctaaacacatgaaagttcACTTACAAATACTTATTAACCGAAACCCTGCATTCTagttataatcctggattttcatttaaattacattacttttattttggtgttCTGTAAAGTAGACTGTTgctttaaattgctcagactttcacacatgaCAGTCGTATAGTTTTGCTAATCGtcctgctttttttcttttaaatggataagtaaaatagatcctgagctgtaatctaaccccattgtgccTCTCTGGCACAGgagaaaaagcaagaaagcccATAGACCTTCCTAGCTGAGGATTCCGTTACTGTCATttacaataaggctcctttacaccactctggcaaggtaaaggagccttaattgactacgggcttgtctacactggcactttacaacgctgcaactttcttgctcaggggtgtgaaaaaacacccccctgagcgctgcaagtgtCAGTGCTGAAAAGTGGCACAGTTGGCAGTGCCTCAGCACTGGGAGCcattcccctcgtggaggtggtttttttacagcgctgaGAGTTCTCAGAGCACTGGTGCCGCAACCacacagccatgttaaagtgctgccccccactaggggctttccctgaacaagcggcggactggctttgagaaccactggcctagatggTAGTCACCATCATTGTGTCAATTTGTGTCATAGCTGTTCCCATATCAAAAGTGGCAGTGGTGTTAGTGTCATAAAAGATATCGGAGAGGGCCCCTGGTCTCTTGGCATGCCATGAGCAAAGAGCCTGATGTACAGGATGGTTCAAAAAACCAAAATAGCTGACTAAAAGTGCATGTTAATTTATTTTGACAGAACAAACCTGTTATGGCTTTTGGACTCATAACAATTACCCTGTGTGTGGCCTACATTGGTTATTTACATGCAACACAAGAGAATAAAAAGGACCTCTATGAAGCTGTTGACAGTGAAGGAGCCAGGTATATGAGGAGGAAGACTTCCAAATGGGATTAAAGAAGCTGCTTAATAACAGAGAAGGAAAGAGGAGTAATTGGCAATGTAGGCATCTGAATTGTTAATGTTAAATTAGATGTCTGCTAACTTTTCTATGCAATTCCTGGAATGATGTTTGTAAAATTTAATCTAATTTCTATTCCATTTTACAATGCCATGCCTGTACCTATAAACTTTACAGAAGACATACAAAGTAATAAAGTGTTACAGTTGTCTGAGCTTATGATTACAGTGTGTAGATAACAGAAATAATTAAGCATGAGCTGGAGACTCTAGTGATAAGTGACTTTAGAAATTTCTGTGATAGTTTGTCATCTTTTTATGGTCTGCTTTGGCAAGAAGGAAAGCAGTTTTAAAATTTGAGGCACATTGTCTGTGGGAAGTAGTAGTTCGAGCTGCAAAAACTGCATTTTTAATATTGCAActaaagatattttttaaaaagacagaacatctaacaatttttaaaaaaatccagaactCTGTAAATGCTGACCTGAAACGACCATTCAAAATGCTAATTTACTCTTTTATATAAATCCTTTGTTAAGACATCCTTTTCTGTCCATTTGAGTGACTGGTTTTATTtctaaattagttttaaaaactACAAGTACCTTCACTGGAAAATATATGCCATCAATTTTTTGTTAGTCACTGGAAACACTGGAAATTCTAAAATGGTGGGAGTATTTtctttatataaaatatagttccgttatttttatattaataaaatatacaAGTTCTACAGTTTCTGAAATAATTACACACAAAACTATGTTACAAGAACATTAAGGtagaaaagtcaagcattcacaagttaggaaatgccagagttaaggttgcctgtccAATTCAGCCTCCTTGTGTATCTGCATTATAATccaatctttaattacatcaggggtcggcaacctttcagaagtgctgtgccgagtcttcatttattcactctgatgtaaggtttcgtgtgccagtaatacattttaatgtttttagaaggtctctttctataagtctataatatataactaaactattgttgtatgtaaaataaataaggcttttaaaatgttttagaagcttcatttaaaattaaattaaaatgcagagccccctggactggtggccaggacctgggcaatgcaagtgccactgaaaaccagcttgtgtgacgccttcggcacccgtgccataggttgcctacccctgaattacatgatcacatactatttttcctaCAGACCCACTACCTCTttccatttcctaacttttgagtgcttgactttgcaaccttaataattttcttttaacataggAAATGAGACAAAAAACTGTGTTTTTAATTAAGCCAACTGATAAAACTCTATAGAGATTCATACAGTGTCATATTGACACCTGTATGGGTCATTAGCAGGGTTGGAAACTTTATAGCCACTGCACATGACT from Mauremys mutica isolate MM-2020 ecotype Southern chromosome 3, ASM2049712v1, whole genome shotgun sequence harbors:
- the SMIM8 gene encoding small integral membrane protein 8 gives rise to the protein MSSAPEPPNIKKEAPKERDIRIPGLRGVRTTTLFRAVNPELFIKPNKPVMAFGLITITLCVAYIGYLHATQENKKDLYEAVDSEGARYMRRKTSKWD